A genomic region of Bombus terrestris chromosome 12, iyBomTerr1.2, whole genome shotgun sequence contains the following coding sequences:
- the LOC100648110 gene encoding E3 ubiquitin-protein ligase FANCL isoform X2: protein MKSNKFTIMINNDYKSMIQWHPEMILISKKPMTWKGFLEVPCISGRNMRIRLKLIVHNYPLLSNAEINFGKEIAFIRNEGFSDKVKDLMHNVTKVSTFLKQLQLLISSFINSSHIIENYEYDAVDDQAIEMLAELRNLLQIPSGIKVSANNTINIIELSLNNVAVRLQKTSHRTCPWTVVYSDLPEIPSLGPFEKNISTLNIARNKLRLQVEMLEKSWSNLKQIDQNCWVIDPLPPKPSHLYRRIYLTPSLSMFIKIDPLNHMDLPEIKFMGSDTEVESMTELVSKNLYKWNPNCDIINNLMMLLDIDIFPKQEMKKEAVEDYNVVVADEECCICFSLKLDDMTLPDKICNNEKCRKHFHTSCLLQWLQAIAGNHVIFDHIHGSCPNCKESISCHIK from the exons ATGAAAAGTAATAAATTTACCATAATGATTAACAACGATTATAAATCTATGATTCAATGGCATCcagaaatgatattaatttctaaaaaacCAATGACATGGAAAGGATTTTTAGAAGTTCCATGCATCTCAGGACGAAATATGCGAATTAGGCTAAAATTGATTGTGCATAATTATCCATTACTGTCTAATGCAGAAATTAATTTTGGTAAAGAAATTGCATTCATACGAAATGAAGGATTTAGTGATAAAGTGAAAGATTTAATGCATAATGTCACTAAAGTATCAACATTTCTAAAACAATTACAATTGTTAATC AGTAGTTTCATCAACTCTAgtcatattattgaaaattatgaatatgatGCAGTAGATGATCAAGCAATTGAAATGTTAGcagaattaagaaatttactTCAGATACCATCT GGAATTAAAGTATCAGCTAacaatacgataaatataattgaattatCTTTGAACAATGTGGCTGTAAGATTGCAGAAAACAAGCCATAGAACATGTCCATGGACAGTTGTTTATTCAGATTTACCTGAAATACCTTCTCTTGGGCCTTtcgaaaaaaatatatcaacATTAAATATAGCCAGAAATAAACTTAGATTACAAGTAGAAATGCTTGAGAAATCATGGTCAAATTTGAAGCAAATTGATCA GAACTGCTGGGTAATAGATCCATTGCCTCCAAAACCAAGCCATCTTTATCGACGAATTTACTTAACACCATCTTTATCAATGTTCATTAAAATAGATCCTTTGAATCATATGGATTTGccagaaattaaatttatgggTAGTGATACTGAAGTTGAATCAATGACAGAACTAGTTTCTAAGAATTTATAT AAATGGAATCCAAACtgtgatattataaataatttaatgatgTTATTAGATATAGACATATTTCCTAAACAGGAAATGAAGAAGGAAGCTGTTGAAGATTACAATGTTGTTGTTGCTGATGAAGAATGTTGTATTTGTTTTTCCCTAAAATTAGACGATATGACTCTACCTGATAAGATttgtaataatgaaaaatgtagGAAACATTTCCATACATCTTGTTTATTACAG tgGTTACAAGCGATTGCTGGAAATCATGTTATATTTGATCATATTCATGGTTCATGCCCCAACTGCAAAGAGAGCATATCATGTCACATTAAATG A
- the LOC100648110 gene encoding E3 ubiquitin-protein ligase FANCL isoform X1 — translation MKSNKFTIMINNDYKSMIQWHPEMILISKKPMTWKGFLEVPCISGRNMRIRLKLIVHNYPLLSNAEINFGKEIAFIRNEGFSDKVKDLMHNVTKVSTFLKQLQLLISSFINSSHIIENYEYDAVDDQAIEMLAELRNLLQIPSGIKVSANNTINIIELSLNNVAVRLQKTSHRTCPWTVVYSDLPEIPSLGPFEKNISTLNIARNKLRLQVEMLEKSWSNLKQIDQNCWVIDPLPPKPSHLYRRIYLTPSLSMFIKIDPLNHMDLPEIKFMGSDTEVESMTELVSKNLYKWNPNCDIINNLMMLLDIDIFPKQEMKKEAVEDYNVVVADEECCICFSLKLDDMTLPDKICNNEKCRKHFHTSCLLQWLQAIAGNHVIFDHIHGSCPNCKESISCHIKW, via the exons ATGAAAAGTAATAAATTTACCATAATGATTAACAACGATTATAAATCTATGATTCAATGGCATCcagaaatgatattaatttctaaaaaacCAATGACATGGAAAGGATTTTTAGAAGTTCCATGCATCTCAGGACGAAATATGCGAATTAGGCTAAAATTGATTGTGCATAATTATCCATTACTGTCTAATGCAGAAATTAATTTTGGTAAAGAAATTGCATTCATACGAAATGAAGGATTTAGTGATAAAGTGAAAGATTTAATGCATAATGTCACTAAAGTATCAACATTTCTAAAACAATTACAATTGTTAATC AGTAGTTTCATCAACTCTAgtcatattattgaaaattatgaatatgatGCAGTAGATGATCAAGCAATTGAAATGTTAGcagaattaagaaatttactTCAGATACCATCT GGAATTAAAGTATCAGCTAacaatacgataaatataattgaattatCTTTGAACAATGTGGCTGTAAGATTGCAGAAAACAAGCCATAGAACATGTCCATGGACAGTTGTTTATTCAGATTTACCTGAAATACCTTCTCTTGGGCCTTtcgaaaaaaatatatcaacATTAAATATAGCCAGAAATAAACTTAGATTACAAGTAGAAATGCTTGAGAAATCATGGTCAAATTTGAAGCAAATTGATCA GAACTGCTGGGTAATAGATCCATTGCCTCCAAAACCAAGCCATCTTTATCGACGAATTTACTTAACACCATCTTTATCAATGTTCATTAAAATAGATCCTTTGAATCATATGGATTTGccagaaattaaatttatgggTAGTGATACTGAAGTTGAATCAATGACAGAACTAGTTTCTAAGAATTTATAT AAATGGAATCCAAACtgtgatattataaataatttaatgatgTTATTAGATATAGACATATTTCCTAAACAGGAAATGAAGAAGGAAGCTGTTGAAGATTACAATGTTGTTGTTGCTGATGAAGAATGTTGTATTTGTTTTTCCCTAAAATTAGACGATATGACTCTACCTGATAAGATttgtaataatgaaaaatgtagGAAACATTTCCATACATCTTGTTTATTACAG tgGTTACAAGCGATTGCTGGAAATCATGTTATATTTGATCATATTCATGGTTCATGCCCCAACTGCAAAGAGAGCATATCATGTCACATTAAATGGTAa
- the LOC100648877 gene encoding NADH-cytochrome b5 reductase-like has protein sequence MFTDNNNEDSRPVTPSQEDCCHSACDPCIFDIHKKLLEEYERKKKQNIKINNRSNVLHLYAYRNFVVSGIQEISECYILLVLKYNENNYKDYSILIDPGQYVILHLHDAAKPYTPISFTDDSIEFLIRIYPNGKFSQYLESIKVGDTVRIRGPYGNFKYESNSFQTIIMFSMGSGITAVYPIAKSIVDNESEETKIHLIGGFKNILQIPLKKELQTLSDYWNFKCTLHISQLQNVCNLHGIDIKSGRLNEKSIFEILQDKIASTTLILICGSSHFNRSVVQWVKCMNYIHIHVFE, from the exons ATGTTTACTGATAACAATAATGAAGATAGTAGACCAGTAACACCATCACAGGAAGATTGTTGCCACAGTGCATGTGATCCTTGTATTTttgatatacataaaaaattactcgaagaatatgaaagaaagaagaagcagaaTATAAAAATCAACAACAGATCAAATGTATTACATTTATATGCATACAGAAATTTTGTGGTTTCTGGTATACAGGAAATATCTGAATGTTATATTTTACTTGTTTTGAaatataatg aaaataattataaagattACAGTATATTAATTGATCCAGGACaatatgttatattacatttacatgATGCTGCCAAACCATACACACCAATTTCTTTCACAGATGACTCTATTGAATTCCTAATTAGAATATATCCAAATGGAAAATTTAGTCAATATCTGGAAAGCATAAAAGTAGGTGATACAGTTCGTATTAGAGGACCatatggaaattttaaatatgaaagCAATAG TTTTCAAACAATTATTATGTTTAGTATGGGATCTGGGATAACTGCAGTTTATCCTATAGCAAAATCAATTGTTGACAATGAATCAGAAGAGACAAAGATTCATCTCATTGGAGGATTTAAAAACATACTGCAGATTCCCCTAAAAAAAGAACTACAAACCTTATCAGATTATTGGAACTTCAAGTGTACATTGCACATATCACAATTGCAAA aTGTTTGTAATCTCCATGGTATAGATATAAAATCTGGAAGATTAAATGAGAAATCAATCTTTGAAATACTTCAAGATAAAATAGCTAGTACTACATTAATCTTAATATGTGGCTCTAGTCATTTTAATAGATCTGTTGTACAGTGGGTAAAATGCatgaattatatacatatacacgtttTTGAATGA
- the LOC100648223 gene encoding tetracycline resistance protein, class B isoform X1, giving the protein MISIYTVVVLLFITQFLKYKMENAITGWKRYMLVQPSMMILITAQAISSNILTDLVVYRTCSITLNINKTECLLLHENSSSAEALKIDAQVQPKASLILMTKSIIESVIPAFLSLFLGPWSDIYGRKSIMLSGYVGTSLMYLLLSFISVWDVNPWFLLIAYIPYACCGGFGIILLGTICYLTDISNEQERGWQLAWMEALISVGILTGILTGPVIFRAYGYTVVFAIATICCIVAGLHIFFLVPETICSTNSITVKSLFDIHLVRKLISTCTKKRNGFDRYIVWCCIACIILMVIALQGDMTIGFLFATARLGWDVNKYSIYLATNIIFSILGIIFGVKLFVTYGGLSEEVTAILSLLSSLSGCLVHSFTLKPWHMYLSAVVGMFGGITSPMIRAIISKSVPSEDTGKIFSMTVSIETLTPLVAAPLYNLIYLHFMPPIYPLPVWLVSVGIYAIVTLILVNIQIQNARTDSIRYASLRQNNELLS; this is encoded by the exons ATGATATCAATTTATACTGTTGtggtattattatttataacacaatttttaaaatataagatGGAAAACGCGATCACAGGATGGAAGCGTTATATGCTTGTACAACCATCTATGATGATACTAATAACTGCTCAAGCAATATCAa GTAATATTTTAACAGATTTAGTAGTGTATCGTACTTGTagtataacattaaatataaataaaacagaatGTTTACTATTACATGAAAATAGTAGTTCTGCGGAGGCCTTGAAAATAGATGCTCAAGTGCAACCGAAAGCCAGCTTAATTTTAATGACAAAATCAATTATTGAAAGTGTCATACCtgcttttttatctttgtttttgGGACCATGGAGTGACATTTATGGAAGGAAGTCTATCATGTTGTCTGGCTATGTCG GCACATCATTAATGtaccttcttctttccttcataAGTGTTTGGGATGTCAATCCATGGTTTTTATTAATTGCATATATTCCATATGCATGTTGTGGAGGATTTGGCATAATTTTATTAGGTACTATATGTTATCTCACTGATATATCAAATGAACAAGAAAGAGGCTGGCAATTAGCTTGGATGGAAGCTTTGATATCTGTTGGTATTTTGACTGGTATATTAACAGGTCCTGTTATCTTTCGAGCATACGGATATACAGTTGTATTTGCTATTGCTACCATATGTTGTATTGTAGCAGGattgcatattttttttttagttccTGAGACTATATGCAGCACAAATTCA ATAACTGTAAAAAGTTTGTTTGATATACATTTGGTCAGGAAACTTATAAGTACATGTACAAAAAAACGTAATGGTTTTGATCGATATATAGTTTGGTGTTGTATAGCTTGCATTATTTTAATGGTTATTGCTTTACAAGGAGATATGACCATTGGCTTTTTATTTGCAACTGCCAGACTTGGTTgggatgtaaataaatattctatttatttagctacaaatattatattttcaattcttGGTATAATATTTGGAGTAAAACTTTTTGTAACATATGGag gACTTTCTGAAGAAGTGACAGCTATATTGTCATTATTGTCTTCTTTGAGTGGTTGTCTAGTACACAGTTTTACATTGAAACCTTGGCATATGTATCTGTCTGCAGTTGTAGGAATGTTTGGTGGCATCACTAGTCCTATGATCCGTGCTATAATATCCAAGTCAGTGCCATCAGAGGATACTg gtaaaatattttccatgacAGTATCTATTGAAACATTAACTCCATTGGTGGCAGCTCCTTTGTAcaatttgatttatttacattttatgccACCCATATATCCATTGCCAGTTTGGTTAGTTTCTGTAGGAATTTATGCTATTGTGACACTTATTTTAGTGAATATACAAATTCAAAATGCAAGAACTGACTCTATAAGATATGCATCATTGAGacaaaataatgaattattatcaTAA
- the LOC100648223 gene encoding tetracycline resistance protein, class B isoform X2, with the protein MSCINIMYKIFNICNILTDLVVYRTCSITLNINKTECLLLHENSSSAEALKIDAQVQPKASLILMTKSIIESVIPAFLSLFLGPWSDIYGRKSIMLSGYVGTSLMYLLLSFISVWDVNPWFLLIAYIPYACCGGFGIILLGTICYLTDISNEQERGWQLAWMEALISVGILTGILTGPVIFRAYGYTVVFAIATICCIVAGLHIFFLVPETICSTNSITVKSLFDIHLVRKLISTCTKKRNGFDRYIVWCCIACIILMVIALQGDMTIGFLFATARLGWDVNKYSIYLATNIIFSILGIIFGVKLFVTYGGLSEEVTAILSLLSSLSGCLVHSFTLKPWHMYLSAVVGMFGGITSPMIRAIISKSVPSEDTGKIFSMTVSIETLTPLVAAPLYNLIYLHFMPPIYPLPVWLVSVGIYAIVTLILVNIQIQNARTDSIRYASLRQNNELLS; encoded by the exons ATGTCATGTATAAATATCATGTACAAGATATTTAACATAT GTAATATTTTAACAGATTTAGTAGTGTATCGTACTTGTagtataacattaaatataaataaaacagaatGTTTACTATTACATGAAAATAGTAGTTCTGCGGAGGCCTTGAAAATAGATGCTCAAGTGCAACCGAAAGCCAGCTTAATTTTAATGACAAAATCAATTATTGAAAGTGTCATACCtgcttttttatctttgtttttgGGACCATGGAGTGACATTTATGGAAGGAAGTCTATCATGTTGTCTGGCTATGTCG GCACATCATTAATGtaccttcttctttccttcataAGTGTTTGGGATGTCAATCCATGGTTTTTATTAATTGCATATATTCCATATGCATGTTGTGGAGGATTTGGCATAATTTTATTAGGTACTATATGTTATCTCACTGATATATCAAATGAACAAGAAAGAGGCTGGCAATTAGCTTGGATGGAAGCTTTGATATCTGTTGGTATTTTGACTGGTATATTAACAGGTCCTGTTATCTTTCGAGCATACGGATATACAGTTGTATTTGCTATTGCTACCATATGTTGTATTGTAGCAGGattgcatattttttttttagttccTGAGACTATATGCAGCACAAATTCA ATAACTGTAAAAAGTTTGTTTGATATACATTTGGTCAGGAAACTTATAAGTACATGTACAAAAAAACGTAATGGTTTTGATCGATATATAGTTTGGTGTTGTATAGCTTGCATTATTTTAATGGTTATTGCTTTACAAGGAGATATGACCATTGGCTTTTTATTTGCAACTGCCAGACTTGGTTgggatgtaaataaatattctatttatttagctacaaatattatattttcaattcttGGTATAATATTTGGAGTAAAACTTTTTGTAACATATGGag gACTTTCTGAAGAAGTGACAGCTATATTGTCATTATTGTCTTCTTTGAGTGGTTGTCTAGTACACAGTTTTACATTGAAACCTTGGCATATGTATCTGTCTGCAGTTGTAGGAATGTTTGGTGGCATCACTAGTCCTATGATCCGTGCTATAATATCCAAGTCAGTGCCATCAGAGGATACTg gtaaaatattttccatgacAGTATCTATTGAAACATTAACTCCATTGGTGGCAGCTCCTTTGTAcaatttgatttatttacattttatgccACCCATATATCCATTGCCAGTTTGGTTAGTTTCTGTAGGAATTTATGCTATTGTGACACTTATTTTAGTGAATATACAAATTCAAAATGCAAGAACTGACTCTATAAGATATGCATCATTGAGacaaaataatgaattattatcaTAA
- the LOC100648764 gene encoding sepiapterin reductase — translation MSIEVLSGKVFLVVTGASRGIGKQLAISVGSILEKGSHVLLLATNLNALKETAKNIPTSISVDTVSVDLALGTKEKLHDIVMQSLKNQVLNQFDRVVVIHNVGTMGHVNQYTNDLTDINVWHNYYDLNVFIPAILNGVIMQIFNENTNTEKLVINITSLFGIQPGKCLAYYCSGKAAREMIFKVFALENPEINVLNYSPGPVETDMYYEICNEVADDQTKTQFNDMLTKKTVLTCEQTVNRLLTVLKEQKYKSGDHVDYYDEL, via the exons ATGTCGATCGAAGTGTTATCAGGAAAGGTATTTTTAGTAGTCACTGGTGCAAGCCGTGGAATTGGAAAACAACTTGCAATATCTGTTGGTTCGATCCTAGAGAAAGGTTCACATGTACTTTTATTAGCAACAAATCTGAATGCTTTGAAAGAAACAGCAAAAAATATTCCTACAAGTATATCTGTTGACACCGTTAGTGTTGATTTAGCTTtaggaacaaaagaaaaattacatg atattgtAATGCAGTCTTTAAAAAATCAGGTTTTAAATCAATTTGATCGAGTAGTTGTGATACACAATGTTGGTACGATGGGACATGTGAATCAATATACAAATGATTTGACTGACATTAATGTCTGGCATAATTATTATGACTTAAATGTTTTTATTCCTGCTATATTAAATGGAGTAATTATGcaaatattcaatgaaaatacaaatacgGAAAAACTGGTTATAAACATTACATCATTGTTTGGTATACAACCAGGAAAATGCTTAGCTTactattgttcaggaaaagctGCACGGGAAATGATctttaaa GTGTTTGCATTAGAAAATCCAGAAATCaatgtattaaattattcaCCAGGACCAGTTGAAACTGATATGTACTATGAAATTTGCAATGAAGTTGCTGACGATCAAACTAAAACACAGTTCAATGATATGTTAACAAAAAAAACTGTTCTGACTTGTGAACAAACAGTTAATCGTCTTTTAACGGTTCTTAAAGAACAAAAGTATAAATCCGGTGATCACGTTGATTATTATGACGagttataa
- the LOC125386092 gene encoding uncharacterized protein LOC125386092, which yields MKTDINDPWSGTDVPASSNDKCKNCFEDSFVENQTQHIKLADSEEYLEKLYSRLKSLQKGTSKKDLVTSLFEAKEDSIARLITSGCKLETEEEIEFASNPLIRHIAPHLQALSASELVHLLKADVLQVVSESAQQEEIATETSKQ from the exons ATGAAGACAGATATTAATGATCCATGGAGTGGAACAGATGTTCCAGCATCCAGTaatgataaatgtaaaaattgtttcgAAGATTCTTTTGTAGAAAATCAAACGCAACATATCAAGTTAGCCGATTCAgaagaatatttggaaaaactTT ATTCCAGACTTAAAAGTCTTCAAAAAGGCACATCAAAGAAAGATCTTGTAACATCTTTATTTGAAGCAAAGGAAGATTCCATTGCACGTTTAATAACTTCTGGGTGTAAGCTTGAAACTgaagaagaaattgaatttgCATCAAATCCTTTAATAAGACATATAGCACCTCATTTACag gcACTAAGTGCTAGCGAATTAGTTCATCTATTAAAAGCAGATGTTCTACAAGTTGTTAGTGAATCTGCACAACAAGAAGAAATTGCTACAGAGACATCAAAACAATAA
- the LOC100647784 gene encoding ras-related C3 botulinum toxin substrate 1, with protein sequence MIARGCSKVKSEIMPPSSHTNWTKPLLKNGQMMQLQAKRTTCSTQNQNSNGSSTEHSGIPLDRRIKVVLVGDGAVGKTSLVVSYSTNGFPGEYVPTAFDNYNVVVNVDGQPVNVQLCDTAGQDDFDPLRSLCYPETDVFLVCFSVVCPSSYHSVTSRWVNEVRKYCPNAPIILVGTKSDLRSDVHLMLQLARYGQTPITSSQGHQLAQKVGAVSYVETSALTQHDLKEAFDQAIVSALNTRRGGTSLLYRRRKPLPLWRRWLCCCKRSSSGA encoded by the exons ATGATAGCTCGTGGCTGCAGCAAAGTGAAAAGCGAAATAATGCCGCCGTCGTCGCATACGAATTGGACTAAACCCCTCCTAAAGAATGGACAGATGATGCAACTGCAAGCAAAGCGTACAACTTGCTCGACACAGAATCAGAATTCGAATGGTAGTAGCACGGAACACAGTGGTATTCCGCTTGACAGAAGAATCAAAGTTGTTTTAGTAGGCGATGGTGCCGTTGGGAAAACCAGTCTGGTTGTCTCTTATTCAACAAACGGTTTCCCAGGAGAATATGTACCTACTGCTTTCGATAATTATAATG TGGTTGTTAATGTCGATGGTCAACCAGTAAATGTTCAGCTATGTGATACAGCAGGTCAAGATGACTTTGATCCTCTGAGGTCATTATGTTATCCAGAAACAGATGTGTTCCTAGTCTGCTTCAGTGTTGTATGCCCTTCTTCTTATCATAGTGTAACTTCTCGATGGGTAAATGAAGTACGAAAATATTGTCCTAATGCACCAATCATCTTG gTAGGCACGAAGAGTGATTTAAGATCAGATGTACATCTTATGTTACAATTAGCAAGATATGGTCAAACACCAATTACAAGTTCACAGGGTCATCAATTAGCTCAAAAAGTTGGAGCTGTAAGTTATGTGGAAACATCTGCATTAACTCAACATGATCTTAAAGAAGCATTTGACCAAGCAATAGTTAGTGCTCTTAACACAAGAAGAGGTGGTACTAGTTTATTATATAGACGTAGGAAACCTTTACCATTATGGCGCAGATGGTTATGTTGTTGCAAAAGATCTTCTAGTGGTGCATAA